One Cardinium endosymbiont cEper1 of Encarsia pergandiella genomic region harbors:
- a CDS encoding ankyrin repeat domain-containing protein, translating into MKIIQRLLTCLAIIVLCIHQVFAKDWFMAVRAGDLKTVEALIHTNKTNIDQSTKNGTTALMIAAKRGHGKLVAKLLHAGARLDLQENKQAATALMLAAQKGYVEVMDQLIQAGAQVALTAKKKGGYTALMLAIQQGQTAAATRLIQAHAPLDVAATNGDTPLILAAKQGYRSILQKLLTAGADIDGHTDQGTPLMVAIKAGHIDVAMQLLAAGARSDLILVKTGETALSLAVVYGHETIVDQLLEQGIIVNYQHTRRLSPLSEALRHKNLSIAKRLIGAGARFHSDEDIHKLCLAVFEGQSDQLDKKTVHQLSDDGCPLLYYAALRGHIKWVDALLKQGAKVDACTKCYKESPLMAAVIHGHDAVVARLVEAKAKLNLQDNGGYTALMCAIEQGYEPIALRLLRAGANPNIQTGLKDTPLTMAVARGQSKLVDQLLRHTKPKVNLRSYQGTAALITAVFQGHTTIAGQLIKAGASFVNNKPVDALFKAVYQNDLALINKLIRPKTNLNIQTSNGYTFLMVAAAAGHTEVVSRLIEAGAHLNSQNNTAATPLIIAIRANQQAVVDQLIAAGADLNKKTASAVTALLQATAMGYTDMAKRLIKAGASIHMANQKGVTPLIVAALNGDHDLVAQLIEGGAELNATTHLGYTALTYAVAKGHKAVVQKLLASAADPNVPTAAGETPLGYAATDLSLVDPLLQAGAKLDSPTAGDETPFMRAVIGGNLAVVERFIAAGVQVDQANAHQVTPLMQAAWKGHVDIFKVLIAAKADLNIQTIEGDTALLCAIQNGHFEIVQVLLAAGASLSLANHQGFTPIIQAAKMGHLPIVQALIAAGASFNQLGKSKLAATVNLQIQGQKIVQTLFGVDAIAELTPLMYAAQYNYPAIVNALLRAGADPNLSSNVGNTALILAVKNGSKESIQLLLESGARLDIQTHSGNTALMWAAKKGHSAILKQLLAAGANLNITNQWQETALTLATRKGHQSIIEALNHVKI; encoded by the coding sequence ATGAAAATCATTCAACGGTTGTTAACCTGTTTAGCCATCATTGTTCTTTGTATCCATCAGGTATTTGCTAAAGATTGGTTTATGGCCGTTAGAGCAGGTGATCTTAAAACGGTAGAAGCATTGATCCATACAAACAAAACTAACATAGATCAATCAACCAAAAATGGTACTACTGCCTTAATGATAGCAGCCAAGCGTGGTCATGGTAAGTTGGTAGCAAAGTTGCTTCATGCAGGGGCTAGATTAGATCTACAAGAAAACAAACAAGCTGCTACTGCCCTGATGCTAGCTGCTCAAAAAGGTTACGTAGAGGTGATGGACCAACTCATTCAAGCAGGTGCTCAGGTAGCATTAACCGCTAAAAAGAAAGGCGGTTATACTGCCTTAATGCTGGCCATACAACAGGGCCAAACGGCTGCAGCCACCCGTTTGATACAAGCCCATGCACCATTAGATGTTGCCGCTACCAATGGCGATACGCCGCTTATTTTAGCGGCTAAGCAGGGCTACCGGAGCATTCTCCAGAAGTTATTAACAGCTGGTGCGGATATAGACGGTCATACAGACCAGGGTACCCCCCTTATGGTGGCTATAAAAGCTGGCCATATAGATGTAGCCATGCAGTTGTTGGCCGCAGGGGCTAGATCTGATTTAATTTTAGTTAAAACTGGGGAAACAGCCCTTTCATTGGCAGTCGTATATGGCCATGAAACCATCGTAGATCAGCTACTTGAGCAAGGTATCATCGTCAATTACCAGCATACCCGTCGTCTTTCTCCATTAAGTGAAGCATTGAGACATAAAAATCTCTCTATTGCTAAAAGGTTAATTGGGGCGGGTGCACGCTTTCATTCGGATGAAGATATCCACAAATTATGTTTAGCTGTTTTTGAAGGTCAATCTGATCAATTAGATAAAAAAACAGTGCACCAGCTAAGTGATGATGGTTGTCCCCTTTTGTACTACGCAGCCTTAAGGGGTCATATTAAATGGGTGGATGCTTTGTTAAAGCAGGGGGCTAAAGTAGATGCCTGTACGAAATGTTACAAAGAGTCTCCATTAATGGCAGCTGTTATCCATGGCCACGATGCAGTTGTAGCTAGGTTAGTAGAGGCAAAAGCCAAATTAAATTTGCAAGATAATGGAGGCTATACCGCACTTATGTGCGCCATTGAACAAGGCTATGAGCCAATTGCCTTAAGGCTACTACGGGCAGGTGCCAACCCAAATATACAAACGGGTTTAAAGGATACGCCATTAACCATGGCTGTAGCAAGAGGGCAAAGCAAATTGGTCGATCAACTCCTACGCCATACCAAACCAAAAGTTAACCTTCGATCTTATCAAGGTACAGCTGCTTTAATAACGGCCGTCTTCCAAGGTCATACTACCATTGCCGGTCAGCTTATCAAAGCAGGGGCTAGTTTTGTAAATAATAAACCAGTTGATGCGCTGTTTAAGGCAGTCTACCAAAACGATCTAGCCCTTATAAATAAATTGATCCGTCCTAAAACCAATTTAAATATACAAACATCGAATGGTTATACCTTTTTAATGGTAGCTGCTGCTGCAGGGCATACCGAAGTGGTCTCTAGATTAATAGAAGCCGGGGCTCATTTAAATAGTCAAAATAATACAGCTGCTACGCCTTTAATCATAGCTATTAGAGCGAACCAGCAGGCAGTAGTAGATCAACTCATTGCTGCGGGAGCCGATCTTAATAAGAAAACAGCATCAGCTGTTACTGCTTTACTTCAGGCAACTGCTATGGGCTATACGGATATGGCCAAGCGGCTTATCAAAGCAGGAGCATCCATTCATATGGCCAATCAAAAGGGGGTTACCCCACTAATAGTTGCTGCATTGAACGGAGATCATGATCTGGTTGCACAATTGATCGAAGGAGGTGCGGAACTGAATGCCACTACCCATCTGGGTTATACTGCCCTTACCTATGCTGTTGCCAAAGGGCATAAAGCAGTGGTCCAGAAACTGCTTGCCTCAGCTGCGGATCCTAATGTACCAACTGCTGCAGGTGAGACACCCTTAGGTTATGCAGCTACGGATCTATCCCTAGTTGATCCATTGCTCCAGGCAGGTGCAAAATTAGACTCCCCTACAGCTGGTGATGAAACCCCGTTTATGCGGGCAGTAATAGGAGGTAATCTGGCCGTTGTAGAGCGATTTATTGCAGCTGGTGTACAAGTGGATCAAGCAAATGCGCATCAGGTAACGCCTCTTATGCAAGCGGCTTGGAAAGGGCATGTAGATATTTTTAAAGTACTTATTGCTGCAAAAGCCGATCTAAATATTCAAACCATAGAGGGTGATACAGCATTATTATGTGCCATTCAAAATGGCCATTTTGAAATAGTTCAAGTGTTATTGGCTGCTGGTGCTAGTCTAAGCTTAGCCAATCATCAAGGATTTACCCCTATTATACAAGCAGCTAAAATGGGTCATCTACCAATTGTTCAGGCATTAATAGCTGCAGGTGCATCGTTCAATCAATTGGGTAAAAGTAAACTAGCGGCTACTGTTAATCTTCAAATTCAAGGACAAAAGATCGTGCAAACCCTTTTTGGTGTAGATGCGATTGCGGAATTAACACCATTGATGTATGCAGCACAGTACAATTATCCTGCCATTGTTAATGCGTTGCTTCGCGCGGGCGCTGATCCAAATTTGTCCAGTAATGTAGGTAATACTGCGCTGATTTTGGCGGTCAAAAATGGTTCAAAAGAAAGTATACAGCTATTGTTAGAATCTGGTGCTCGTCTTGATATACAAACCCATTCAGGTAATACTGCGTTGATGTGGGCAGCTAAAAAAGGTCATAGTGCGATCCTAAAGCAACTGCTTGCAGCCGGTGCCAATCTTAATATAACCAACCAATGGCAAGAAACAGCGCTTACTTTGGCTACTCGAAAGGGACATCAATCTATTATAGAAGCACTCAATCACGTTAAAATATAA
- a CDS encoding Rpn family recombination-promoting nuclease/putative transposase — MLTSKFLNPKNDVAFRKIFGSEKHKDILIHFINDVLDLKGSDKVQDVRFLSTIQDPDIACKKESIVDVLCTDQYGKQIIVEMQVAPQEGFEKRAQHYASKAYSRQLNVGQEVGARYQDLQGVIFIAITDYIVFPTKKDYLSNHVIVDSKTYARDLKDFSFTFIELPKFKIKSIELLSTMIEKWCYFFKYASSTSEEEVRKIIDSDLVIQRAYEALNRFNWSEEELRTYEQEIKRIIDNQAAEDYIKEKARQEGEQKGRQEGRQEGRQEGRQEGRQEGRQEGRQEGRQEGRQEGRQEGRQEGRQEGRQEGRQEGRQEGRQEGRQEGRQEGRQEGIRIGEEKGKLEGEKEKAISIARVILKDGFQVEKVMLFTGLSKSDIQPI; from the coding sequence ATGTTGACCTCAAAATTTCTAAATCCAAAAAACGATGTAGCCTTTCGTAAAATATTTGGTAGTGAAAAACATAAAGATATTCTTATTCATTTTATCAATGATGTGCTAGATCTAAAAGGCTCAGATAAGGTACAAGACGTTAGATTCTTATCTACTATTCAAGATCCAGATATTGCCTGTAAAAAAGAGAGTATAGTAGACGTATTATGTACAGATCAATATGGGAAGCAAATAATAGTAGAGATGCAGGTAGCTCCTCAAGAAGGTTTTGAAAAGAGAGCTCAGCACTATGCCTCTAAAGCCTATTCCAGGCAACTCAACGTAGGTCAAGAAGTAGGTGCTAGATACCAAGATCTCCAAGGAGTAATCTTTATAGCTATTACGGATTATATTGTTTTCCCTACAAAAAAAGATTATTTATCTAATCATGTTATTGTAGACTCTAAAACATATGCAAGAGATTTAAAAGATTTTTCGTTCACTTTTATAGAATTACCCAAATTTAAGATCAAATCTATCGAATTGCTCTCTACAATGATAGAGAAATGGTGCTACTTTTTTAAATATGCGTCCTCTACTAGTGAAGAAGAGGTACGTAAAATAATAGATTCAGACTTAGTGATCCAACGTGCGTATGAAGCGTTAAATCGTTTCAATTGGTCAGAAGAAGAATTAAGGACCTATGAGCAAGAGATCAAGCGGATTATCGATAATCAGGCTGCAGAAGACTATATAAAAGAAAAGGCTAGACAAGAAGGTGAACAGAAAGGTAGACAAGAAGGTAGACAAGAAGGTAGACAAGAAGGTAGACAAGAAGGTAGACAAGAAGGTAGACAAGAAGGTAGACAAGAAGGTAGACAAGAAGGTAGACAAGAAGGTAGACAAGAAGGTAGACAAGAAGGTAGACAAGAAGGTAGACAAGAAGGTAGACAAGAAGGTAGACAAGAAGGTAGACAAGAAGGTAGACAAGAAGGTAGACAAGAAGGTAGACAAGAAGGCATCCGAATAGGCGAAGAAAAAGGTAAGCTAGAGGGAGAAAAAGAGAAAGCTATTTCTATAGCTAGGGTTATTCTTAAAGATGGCTTCCAAGTAGAAAAAGTAATGTTATTTACTGGCTTATCTAAGTCTGATATTCAGCCTATTTAA
- the gpmI gene encoding 2,3-bisphosphoglycerate-independent phosphoglycerate mutase: protein MRTFKPPKPIILLILDGWGYSTKVRYNAIAGAKTPYWDYLMETYPHTLLDASGASVGLPEGQVGNSEVGHLTIGTGRVLDQDLTRLNKAIETGDFFTNKVFLSALSKANNSGASVHIVGLLSPGGVHSHEKHIYALLALCGKMAVQNCYIHVMLDGRDTPPISGVTSIQHLQMQCKQIGIGQIASLTGRYYGMDRDHRWERTEAAYNCIVTGQAAYNASTPLSGLEAAYARGETDEFVQPTCICPLDRSPITIDSGDIVFFMNFRSDRVRQLSRALVDPNFSNFKRTIYPHLADFVSLTSYAADIPSRIAFPPLYIQNGLGACLSQAGLTQLRIAETEKYAHVTFFFNGGVEQPFPNESRLLIPSKKVVTYDLAPEMRMVEITHQMVRAIEQKAYDVIVCNFASPDMLGHTGNQLATEAAITVVDQCLAKIIAALKQQGGEAIITADHGNAECMYDAKIQQPHTAHTIAPVPLIYVGQPAKLASAGTLADVAPTLLSLLGLSPSKEMSGKNLLQWVV from the coding sequence ATGCGCACATTTAAACCACCCAAACCCATTATTTTATTGATACTTGATGGTTGGGGCTATTCAACAAAAGTTCGTTATAATGCTATTGCAGGTGCAAAAACGCCATATTGGGATTATTTAATGGAGACCTATCCCCATACATTATTGGATGCGTCTGGTGCTTCAGTAGGACTACCAGAAGGTCAAGTAGGTAATTCAGAAGTAGGTCATTTGACAATTGGCACAGGTCGTGTCCTAGACCAAGATTTGACACGTTTGAATAAAGCGATTGAAACAGGAGATTTTTTTACCAACAAAGTATTTTTATCTGCCTTAAGTAAGGCAAATAATAGTGGCGCATCCGTTCATATAGTAGGACTTTTATCACCTGGTGGGGTCCACAGCCATGAAAAACATATATACGCTTTGTTAGCGTTGTGTGGGAAAATGGCTGTACAAAACTGCTATATTCATGTTATGTTGGATGGACGTGATACACCACCTATTAGTGGTGTAACTTCCATCCAACATTTGCAAATGCAATGCAAACAAATAGGAATAGGTCAAATTGCTTCGCTTACTGGCCGATATTATGGAATGGATCGAGACCATCGTTGGGAGCGTACAGAAGCTGCTTATAATTGTATAGTAACAGGTCAAGCCGCCTATAATGCTTCAACCCCTTTAAGCGGTTTAGAAGCAGCTTATGCGCGGGGTGAAACAGATGAATTTGTACAGCCTACTTGTATTTGTCCATTAGATAGGTCACCTATAACGATTGATTCGGGAGATATTGTTTTTTTTATGAATTTTCGATCGGACCGTGTAAGGCAACTTAGTCGTGCTTTAGTCGATCCTAATTTTTCAAATTTTAAACGTACAATTTATCCTCATTTAGCTGATTTTGTTTCATTGACATCATACGCAGCTGATATTCCTAGTCGCATAGCTTTTCCCCCTTTATATATACAAAATGGCTTAGGGGCTTGTTTGTCCCAAGCTGGTTTAACGCAGCTGCGTATAGCAGAAACAGAAAAATATGCCCATGTGACTTTTTTTTTTAATGGAGGCGTTGAACAGCCTTTTCCCAATGAAAGCCGTCTACTGATTCCTTCTAAAAAAGTAGTTACCTATGATCTAGCGCCTGAGATGCGTATGGTAGAAATTACCCATCAAATGGTTCGAGCCATTGAACAAAAGGCTTATGATGTCATTGTTTGCAACTTTGCAAGTCCTGATATGTTGGGTCATACAGGTAATCAATTGGCTACAGAAGCAGCTATTACGGTTGTTGATCAATGTCTTGCTAAAATTATTGCTGCATTAAAGCAGCAAGGAGGTGAAGCGATTATTACAGCTGATCATGGTAATGCAGAATGTATGTATGATGCTAAAATACAACAGCCCCATACTGCCCATACCATCGCACCTGTTCCATTGATTTACGTTGGTCAGCCAGCTAAGCTGGCTAGCGCTGGCACATTAGCCGATGTAGCGCCAACCTTGTTATCCTTATTAGGCCTATCACCATCTAAAGAAATGAGTGGAAAAAATTTACTTCAATGGGTTGTGTGA
- the hflX gene encoding GTPase HflX, with amino-acid sequence MYTDRSNPSNLVVNQEAQTAILIALITFHQPLAKTESYLTELAFLAGTSGLKIVKNFMQRLERPNGATFVGKGKVKEIADFIKSEKIRFAIFDDELTPSQVRNLERLLSCQILDRSLLIFNIFSMRAQTKQARTQVALAYHQYLLPRLTRMWSHLTNQKGGSAGMRGPGEKELETDKRMIQYKITQLRKKLATIAQQCTTRRKARIDLVRVALVGYTNVGKSTLMKLLSKSDVLTDDKLFATVDATVRKVVLNQHFFLLTDTVGFIRKLPHTLVECFKSTLEEIKEADLLLHIVDGSHDGFQEQIDIVDQTLTEIGAANLPRILVFNKIDMMHQSKKVMVIQAIDAPVASRTGLYSHAVSGYPSVCISATKQLHIDLLKEMITKQIEEIQATKYIKASSIGSVVDIG; translated from the coding sequence ATGTACACAGATAGGTCTAATCCATCCAACTTAGTAGTCAACCAAGAAGCCCAAACAGCTATTTTAATAGCGCTCATTACATTCCATCAGCCTCTGGCTAAAACAGAATCATACCTTACAGAATTGGCCTTTTTGGCAGGTACTTCTGGATTAAAAATTGTGAAAAATTTTATGCAAAGGTTAGAGCGTCCAAATGGTGCTACTTTTGTAGGTAAGGGTAAGGTAAAAGAGATAGCTGATTTTATAAAATCAGAAAAGATTAGATTTGCTATTTTTGATGATGAGCTTACGCCCTCACAAGTGCGTAATCTAGAAAGATTACTATCTTGCCAGATATTAGATAGAAGTTTATTGATCTTTAATATATTTTCCATGCGTGCCCAAACCAAACAAGCTAGAACACAAGTCGCATTGGCATACCATCAATATTTATTACCAAGGCTTACCAGAATGTGGAGCCATCTTACGAATCAGAAAGGAGGTAGTGCAGGTATGCGTGGTCCTGGCGAAAAAGAATTAGAGACGGATAAAAGAATGATTCAATATAAAATCACCCAACTCCGTAAAAAATTAGCCACTATTGCACAACAATGTACTACCAGACGCAAGGCGCGTATTGATTTAGTTCGGGTCGCATTGGTAGGGTATACAAATGTAGGAAAATCTACTTTAATGAAACTGCTATCTAAGTCAGATGTCTTGACCGATGATAAATTATTTGCTACAGTGGATGCTACTGTACGTAAGGTAGTATTAAATCAGCACTTTTTTTTACTAACTGACACGGTCGGATTTATTCGTAAACTACCCCACACGCTAGTGGAGTGTTTTAAGTCTACATTAGAAGAAATTAAAGAAGCCGATTTGCTGTTGCATATAGTAGATGGATCACATGATGGGTTTCAAGAGCAAATAGATATAGTTGATCAAACGCTAACAGAAATAGGTGCAGCAAATCTACCAAGAATTTTAGTATTCAATAAAATTGATATGATGCACCAAAGTAAGAAAGTTATGGTTATACAAGCAATAGATGCACCAGTTGCTTCCAGAACAGGGTTATATAGTCATGCTGTTAGTGGTTATCCTTCAGTTTGTATATCTGCCACGAAACAGCTACATATAGATCTTTTAAAAGAAATGATCACAAAACAAATAGAGGAAATTCAAGCAACAAAATATATAAAAGCTAGCTCTATTGGCTCTGTGGTTGATATTGGATAA
- a CDS encoding IS3 family transposase has translation MGRKKVRKFSSVEKTKIVLDLLKEELTLVELSSKYGVTSKTLQNWKHQFMEHAYLAFDPSKVVSAYKDEIAHLKDENDSLAKTLGKTTVERDWAVGKLKSLDLLSKKGLVESKLTHLLKARQCKLLSINRSFLYYKSSIEDSFNKELINKIADIYIDHPEYGYRYIYNQLLEDGLSIGKNRVLHYMRRMGLCAVYPRKKVFTSFKSSKYKAHGYLLDKYWFSSGQTRRLYVPKSNQVWSGDITYIKTNNGFIYFAAIIDWHSKAILSYKVSNSMDTTLVTDILEEALSKYPAPEYFNSDHGSQYTSHGHIQLLKKYGIKISMNGQGRSIDNVVIERFFRTIKYNCLFINDFKNIKEIKQGINDL, from the coding sequence ATGGGAAGAAAAAAGGTTAGAAAGTTTAGTTCAGTAGAGAAGACTAAAATAGTCTTAGATTTATTAAAAGAAGAATTGACGTTAGTAGAGTTATCGTCCAAGTATGGAGTAACTAGCAAAACACTTCAAAATTGGAAACATCAGTTTATGGAGCATGCTTATTTAGCTTTTGATCCATCCAAAGTTGTTAGTGCATACAAAGATGAAATAGCTCATTTAAAGGATGAAAATGATTCCTTAGCCAAGACATTAGGTAAAACTACAGTTGAGCGGGACTGGGCAGTGGGAAAGCTAAAGAGCTTGGACTTATTAAGTAAAAAAGGTCTTGTCGAATCCAAGCTTACTCATTTACTTAAGGCAAGACAATGTAAATTATTATCGATTAATCGTTCTTTTTTATATTATAAATCTAGTATAGAAGATAGTTTTAATAAGGAGCTTATCAATAAAATAGCTGATATTTATATCGATCATCCAGAATACGGATACCGTTATATATATAACCAGTTATTAGAAGATGGTTTGTCTATAGGAAAAAATCGTGTGCTACATTATATGCGTAGAATGGGCTTATGTGCTGTTTATCCGCGTAAAAAAGTTTTTACTTCTTTTAAGTCTTCTAAATATAAAGCACATGGTTATTTACTAGATAAGTATTGGTTTTCCTCTGGTCAGACCAGGCGTCTTTATGTACCTAAATCAAATCAGGTTTGGAGCGGGGATATAACTTATATTAAAACTAATAATGGATTTATCTATTTTGCAGCTATAATAGACTGGCATAGTAAGGCTATATTGAGCTATAAAGTATCTAACAGTATGGATACAACACTTGTAACAGATATTTTAGAAGAAGCTCTTAGCAAATATCCTGCTCCAGAGTACTTTAATAGCGATCATGGAAGTCAATATACCAGTCATGGTCACATACAATTGTTAAAAAAGTATGGTATTAAAATATCAATGAATGGGCAAGGTAGAAGTATTGATAATGTAGTTATAGAGCGTTTTTTTAGAACAATAAAATATAACTGCTTGTTTATAAATGACTTTAAAAATATTAAAGAGATTAAACAGGGCATTAACGATTTGTAG
- a CDS encoding alpha/beta hydrolase, with product MHTKNKIDLSSLDQAASFAVLLLHGLYARADELKPIAEKLTKQFGKAIFIMQPTCRTGLKSLLQSIDQQAAGMLQWLELELIRYHKDPISFPLIIIGYSQGGVLACTLGKSYKFQLNILGIITLNAPLMGTPLLELTRKDMQRFISDATAGLAFIDYPLARIKWINTVAGWVYTLARLDWAPVNGLKDIAPNSRCLKGIYKFLKDNLDIPCLLIGTYHNDLLSLFNTHIKTAKNQESIAQLNEAYGLFISGKKGAKHDTLIPLTSQLCKEENVHNLMALDRKDLDHKYLPMVRPNHPPIRRKIYKRLLHARNLIAIDPNLFVKQGETVLYAHLVSTDLIQYIEGLVQNVGNVLKK from the coding sequence ATGCACACAAAAAATAAAATAGATTTATCTAGCTTAGATCAAGCAGCTAGTTTTGCCGTTTTGCTTTTACATGGTTTGTACGCACGGGCAGATGAGCTAAAACCCATTGCAGAAAAGTTGACTAAACAATTTGGGAAAGCGATTTTTATCATGCAACCAACTTGTAGAACAGGATTAAAATCTCTGCTACAATCTATAGATCAACAAGCAGCGGGTATGCTTCAGTGGCTAGAACTTGAACTGATCCGATATCACAAAGATCCTATTTCTTTTCCTCTCATTATCATTGGATATAGTCAAGGTGGTGTATTGGCTTGCACCTTAGGAAAATCGTATAAATTTCAGCTCAATATACTGGGGATCATTACCCTTAATGCGCCACTAATGGGCACACCGCTACTTGAGCTCACGCGTAAGGATATGCAGCGATTTATATCCGATGCAACAGCTGGATTAGCGTTTATAGATTATCCATTAGCTAGAATCAAATGGATCAACACGGTAGCAGGATGGGTATACACACTTGCTCGTCTAGACTGGGCACCGGTAAATGGGTTAAAAGATATAGCTCCGAATAGTAGATGTCTAAAAGGCATATATAAGTTTTTAAAAGATAACCTTGACATACCTTGTTTACTAATCGGTACCTATCACAATGATTTGCTATCCTTATTCAACACCCATATCAAAACAGCCAAGAATCAGGAGTCGATAGCCCAATTAAATGAAGCCTATGGACTATTTATTAGTGGTAAAAAAGGGGCAAAACATGATACTTTGATTCCACTAACCAGCCAATTATGTAAAGAAGAAAATGTACATAACCTAATGGCCTTAGATAGAAAAGATCTAGACCATAAATACCTACCTATGGTTCGGCCCAACCATCCCCCCATAAGGAGGAAAATCTATAAACGGCTACTTCATGCCAGAAACTTAATTGCTATAGATCCTAATTTATTTGTAAAACAAGGTGAAACAGTTCTATATGCCCATCTAGTATCAACCGATTTAATCCAATATATTGAAGGCTTAGTACAAAACGTTGGAAACGTCCTGAAGAAATGA
- a CDS encoding TraR/DksA family transcriptional regulator, producing MAEQVYSPQELRFFEKILLEKLEKANHELQVLEKVLSRQEAGLEVAGKPFEENAEVIETENVGQLAERQQKFIKQIELAIQRIKNGTYGICVLTGKVIDKERLKVVPHTMYAVDAKLNAKK from the coding sequence ATGGCAGAACAAGTATATTCACCTCAGGAGCTAAGGTTTTTTGAAAAGATTCTTTTAGAAAAATTAGAAAAAGCTAACCATGAGCTGCAAGTGTTGGAAAAAGTTTTGAGCCGACAAGAAGCAGGTCTAGAGGTTGCTGGTAAGCCATTTGAAGAAAATGCAGAGGTGATAGAGACAGAAAATGTGGGTCAATTAGCTGAGCGTCAGCAAAAGTTTATAAAACAAATTGAACTTGCTATTCAACGCATTAAAAATGGCACCTATGGTATTTGTGTTTTAACAGGTAAAGTTATAGATAAAGAACGTTTAAAGGTAGTCCCTCATACCATGTATGCAGTGGACGCAAAGTTAAATGCAAAAAAATAA
- a CDS encoding pseudouridine synthase, which produces MSLIRLNKFISNAGLCARREADQRIKSGHVTVNGAVVQQLGIKVPIDAVVTYKGIPLRPEKLKYILLNKPRGYVTTLQDPEGRKTVLHLISKRYCAQRIYPVGRLDYDTTGLLLLTNDGDLACKLSHPASKVKKLYHVVLNRAIQIEDLHAVQQGLLLEDGLVKVDQVSIVKADPTQIGIAIHMGKNRIIRRIFSHLGYIVHQLDRVGYAHLTKQHIPRGKWIFLQDKEVFKLKNLV; this is translated from the coding sequence GTGTCTTTAATACGGTTAAACAAATTTATTAGTAATGCTGGTCTTTGTGCAAGAAGGGAGGCAGATCAACGCATTAAGTCAGGTCATGTGACGGTCAATGGTGCAGTTGTACAACAGTTAGGTATAAAAGTACCAATCGATGCAGTAGTTACTTATAAGGGTATTCCTTTGCGTCCAGAAAAACTAAAGTATATACTTTTGAACAAACCAAGGGGATATGTGACTACACTACAAGATCCTGAAGGTAGAAAGACCGTTTTACATTTGATTAGTAAACGGTATTGTGCCCAACGTATCTACCCCGTTGGTCGGCTAGATTATGATACTACAGGGTTACTACTCCTAACCAATGATGGAGATTTGGCCTGTAAATTGTCGCATCCTGCCAGTAAAGTTAAGAAACTGTATCATGTAGTATTGAATAGGGCGATACAAATTGAAGATTTACATGCGGTTCAACAAGGTCTTTTACTAGAAGATGGCCTAGTCAAAGTAGATCAAGTCTCTATAGTAAAAGCAGATCCAACTCAAATAGGTATAGCCATCCATATGGGTAAAAATCGCATTATTAGAAGAATTTTTAGCCATTTAGGTTATATAGTCCACCAATTAGATAGGGTAGGTTATGCCCATCTTACTAAGCAACATATACCCCGCGGAAAATGGATCTTTTTGCAAGATAAAGAGGTGTTTAAACTTAAAAATTTGGTATAG